CTGTCTTTCGGGCGCTGATGCAGACTCAATAGTAAAGATGGGAAAGCCGCCCTCACAACGGCCATAGTCAAGGATGACTTCAGCCTTGTCCTCAGAGTCATCATTGCTCAAGGAAAAGGACGATATCTCGTTCTGGCTTGTCACGTTTCCTGAAGTCCGCAAGATTCGCTTGGGCGTGACGAACTTGGGTGCATTGCGGGTCTCCCGTGAATTCTCCATGTTGACTTGCCGGACTCTGATGGCGCTGCAGGATTACCCAGAGCACACAATTACTTGTTAGAGGTCACCTTAGGCTTAATACAAGcacaaaaaagaaaagtctgCGTGATTTATTCGGTTTGTGATACCACGAGCGTGACAAATTACCCCGACGACCGAGTGAGATCGGGGAATCCTAGTGTCCCCGGAAAACCCGACCCCATCCCCAGATTACCCCACAAGACAAGAGTCCAGACCTCTGGGGTACCACCAAAGCaaatctccatctccaaccagTCTGCATCTCCAGTCAGTCATATTAAAGGGGCGCTTCAGTCCAGGGTTTTTCGTATtcccatctcaacatccacaAACTCTACAGTGGACtattcaacatcaccacttcctttcttttcttttcctacCAAGATGACTACTCAGGACTTTGACCATGACGCGAGgcttgagaaggctgaggttgcACATGCTGAGGATGCTGTTGCTGTGAGGGATCATGAGATGACGACTTGGGAATGTGCGAAGAAGAACCCAAAGGCGATCCTTTGGGCTGTCTATGCAAACCGTGAGTTTACATCAACTTTTGAGAATCTTAATGAATGACTACTGACCACTGAAACAGTGGGAGCTACTCTCGTTGGTTACGAGAACCTCGCTCTAGCCGTCTGTCTCGCCCTCCCAGCTTTCCAGTAAGTCCAATCCCAAACATCTCCACCCATCATACTAACAAAAGCACAGGATGAAGTTCGCCAGCCTCGTCGACggcaacctcatcatcccaGCATACTGGCAATCCCTCTGGAACGCAACCTACAACATCATGCAGCTCTTTGGTTCCCTCGCCGCTGGCTTCGTCCAAGACAAACTCGGTCGACGCGCTGTTTTCCTCGCAGGCGTTATAATCGTGTCTTGCGGTATCGCTTTGGCGTATCTGGCTGAGACACCGGCTCAGTTCATGGGGGCCAAGATCATCTCTGGTTTTGCTGTTGGTGCGTTCCAGTCGACGACGCAGACCTATGTTTCTGAGATTACGCCGCTGCCTTTGCGTGGTATTGCTTTGTCTCTCAACATTCTCATGATGGTATGTCCTGCTAAATGCCTGGGTGACTTGGCTAACCTGTGTGTAGAACGTCGGCTTCTTGATTGCCATCTCCACAACCTACGCCCGCGTCACAATCATGAACGAATCCGCCTTCCGAGTCGTCTTCGCCGCTGCATGGGTCTTCCCCGGCATCCTCGCCCTCGGTCTCCCATTCCTCCCCGAGTCTCCATACTATctcatcgccaagaacaagcgcGATCTTGCTCTGAAGCACCTCGCCAAACTCTCCtccaaagatgaagatcttgatgccCGTATCCGTCACATGGAAGAGACCGtcgaggccgagaagctcCTCTCCTGCGAGAAGGCTTCGTTCTTGGAGTGCTTCAAGGGTAGCAATTGGCGCCGTACAAGGATCATTCTGATTTGCATGTACATGCCCCAGATTGTCGGTTCAAGCTTGTCTTCCAACGCTCCGTACTTTCTCAGCCAGACTGGTTTGAGCAGTGGTTTGATCATCAAGATTATGCAGAtcggtcttggtgtttcCATCCTGTCCTCACTGGTCAACATTTACATGATGACCCTCTTCCGCCATCGACCATTGATGTTTGTTGGCATGACCATCTGCGGTCTCATCTATCTGATCATGGGTGTTGCAGCTGCTTCTCCCCAGTCCGAGAAGACCAACTTGGCTATCGGTATCTCTATGCAATTCCTTGCTCTTGCTTACGGCCCAGCTATTGGGTCAAGTCTCGCCGTGGCTGGTGAAGTGTCTGCTTCCAGATTGCGAGCCAAGTCTCAAGGTATTGCCTTCGGGTTCCAGGCCATCACCAGCACTGTTTGGGTTACAGTGCTTCCGTACATGTTCAACAAGGATGAAGGCAATATGGGTGGTCATATCGGTTGGGTCTTCCTCGGTATGACGCTATTGATGATGGTAGCTGTCTTCTTTGATGTTCCGGGCACCAAGGGCAGGACCTTCCATGAACTTGATATCATGTTTGAGAAGAGGATTCCTGCTCGCCGTTTCGAGCATTATAAGAGCGACTGATAGGACAGGCGGGATAGGATACCTTTGGcagacttttcttttctacGTGCGACGTGGCTAGGCTTCTTTAAGATTCTTTACTTGCTATAAACACGTTTGATTTTACCATTCGCATTAGTCCACCTGCACATGTGTTGTCGTGATATTTTGGGGCCTATCATGTCAATTTTTGCTTGACTCGAGATCCTTCCCCCGCTGTCTTAGCTCGCGTCTGATCTCATGGATTGATCCTATAGCGCTTAAATTGTGCTTAACCTACATAAAAAACAGATTATAATTCTGTGGTTGCATTGCATGTAATCATTGCGATACAATTCGTCCCTTTGCTACAGGGAGGCTGCTTCGTCTAACGCCATGAGCAAGTTTGCGCACATTTCGACCCTCTTATCATTGACACCAGTAGTCTCTCGGGCCTTGGCAATGAACATGGCTTGACTAGAGGAGTCGATTTGCGCATGAGCCCTTCTATTCTCAGTATGATTGAATAGCTCATTGCTTTGCAAATGGTACTAGTTAATTGGTGGCATACCACCTCGCTTAGGTATCATCGTGCAACTCCAGTTTAGCCCTACAAATACCCTCACTTCCCGTGCCCTTCTCATGTTCAAGTTGCGCAGCAGTTTTGAACCTAGTGACAGCTAGCATGATGAGACtccttctttcgcttctgCTGTCACTAATGGCCAGCAGCGCCAATGCCTACAAAACAGGTCTTATGGGCTACGGCCAATCATGGTACGATCCCCCGTGTGCCTACGCCTGTCGCGCCGTGATCAGCAGTGCACCTCTTGACTGCCCATCAATGGGCCACCACACAGGTACGAGCGAACACTCACACGGGGGTTCACCACTAGCACCCTGCATCGCAACCAACAGCGACTTTCTACGTACTCTGGCATACTGTCTGAGCACTCGATGCGGAGATGTTTCGGCCTCAAAACTTGAGGCATATTGGGCTGGCCAAGCAACTGGGGACAAGACTGTTTCTGCGGAATGGACGTATGGTGCTGCGCTTGCGAATGTGACTGCGCCGCCGAAGAGGACTTATGTCGCGGGCGATACGCTGAACTACACGGCGCTTATCGCAGATGCTGATTATCAGTATCAGTATGACTTTAATGTCTTCTTTGATTGGGAGGAGACTGTTCAATCCACATATGTGTAAGTCTGATCATTGAATGCCGTGTCCACGGCGTCAACTAACGCCTTCTACGTGTAGAATAGTTTCGATCTCAATTGGTGTAGCAACGcctgtcttcttctcagctctAGGCTATCTCCCCTTCATGACCCGAGCCATAGATACGATCAGACCATATCTCGTCTACCCGTCAGCCTTTCGAGGCTACAACATACGTCCTCTTCCCTACCCATTTGATAACGCGCCAACGATCGGCCAAGGGCTTTGGATCGCCATGTTTATCATCCTCAATATCGTCCTCGGTGCGGTCTCGTACAAGAACTTCCCTTATCCCCATCCCTGGGGTTTCACCAAGTCAGCCGAGATACTAGCATACGTCGGCTACCGAACCGGCCATATCTCGTTTGCCCTGCTGCCGCTGACTGTCCTGTTCTCTTCGCGCAACAACATTCTCCTGTGGGTCACCGACTGGCCTTTCTCGACATTTCTGGTGCTTCACCGCTGGGTAGCTCGTCTTTGCGCCCTTCATGCGATCGTTCACTCCATCACCCTCCTCGCCGCTTACATCAGCCTTGGAACGTACTACACGGACGTACACAGGCCTTATTGGATCTGGGGTATTGTTGGAACACTATGCCTAGTACTTCTTTTAGCCCAGAGCATTCTTTGGTTACGCCGTGCTTCATACGaagtcttcctcatcctaCATATTATCCTCGCTGTTTTTGTTATCGTTGGTTGCTGGTACCATGTCTACTTCTGGAAGCCATTCTCTGGAGTTTATGAGCTGTGGATATATATGGTATGCGCCGTGTGGTTCTTTGATCGTCTCTTTCGCATCTTACGAGTCGCCAAGAACGGCGTCTGCCAGGCCAGTGTCGTCGAGCTATCTGATGAAATCGTCCGCCTGGATATCTCTGGTGTCAGATGGTTATCCACCCCAGGTCACCATGCCTACATATACTTCCCTACACTGCAACCCTTTCTCCCGTGGCAGAATCATCCTTTCTCAATCACCAACACTGCCTTGCTACAGGGGACATCTGCAGTAGGATCGTCACATTCAGGTGACGTCGAGATGAGCCAAAAGATCCCTCAAGTTGCCATAGCACAAAGCTTTACAGGCACTGATAGCATCTCCCTCTacatcaagaagcacaatGGCACAACGAGTCTACTACATGATCGCACTAACCTTCCTGTGCTGCTTGAGGGGCCTTACCGCGGTAATCTCAGTCGTGATGTGCTGAAGTGTGACAGAGTACTCCTTATTGGTTGTGGCATCGGTATAACCGGTCTTCTCTCCTGGACCCGAGCACATATCAACGTGAAGCTGGCATGGAGTCTAAAAGAGTCGTCAAAGCCACTTTTACAAGATCTCGAGCCAGCGCTAAGCGAGGTGGCAGATAAGGTCGTGTTTGTTGCTGAACGGTTAGATGTTAAAGCACTTCTACACCAGGAGGTTGAGGCAGGTTGGAAGAGAATTGGGGTTGTTGTTTGTGGTCCAGCTGGCCTTTGTGATGATACCCGTGCAGCTGTGGTGCGACTTGGAAAGACTGCCGGGGCTGTATTTGAGTTGGAAGTTGATGCTTTCAGCTGGTGAACCCAACAAGCTATAGTTCATCGACGGCGTGTCTTCAGGTCTAGAAAGGTCTGATGGTGCCTATTCCATTGACTACATAATTCCCGGCCATTTCGAGCGTCCCTCATCAGTATCACTATTCTCCATCGCTTTTGCTTTCCGTGAAACTCTCCTCCGTGTAAGTTGTGACTGCGGTCTCAGATCAGCTTCAGAATCCAAAGCTGGTCAGTGCGGAGATCGTTAAGGGATCCGTGCGATCCAACAATACGAGTACTTGAAAGGCGTTATTATCAGTTGTGCTTTCTAATATTCACAGAGAAAGGACTACTCACCCGTACTGGGCGCTGCCGCCTTGAAGGGTAACCCAAGTTCCATTCGGGATGTTCTCAATCCTTCACTTTCAGTTAGTATGTTGAGACTTCCATGTTACGTTGACTTACTTGACAATAGTCCCATGAGCGGGAAAGTATCCAACAGGACGAATACACCAGAGCTGATGCCCTCCGAAACCGCCATACTGCCAGCCAACGATCTCGGTACCATCAGATGTGCCTCCGTTGTACAGATCCATAGCTCCTATACAAGGTTCGTTATCGTAGCCATCACATCGGTTAATAGAGATACTTACGTCCAGAAGCCCTGACATTCTGAAGTCTGAACTGGGGCTGATCGTCAGGACCGTGCTGGTACTTGACACACTTCCACTGCTGGTTCTCATTCAGATGGGCTTGCCATCCGATGCAGGGAGTGCCGTCAGGAGGGTTGGTGAAGCTTAGGTTTAGGTTAAAGGGACGAAGCAGAGTGTCAAGAGGGGCGTACCATCTTTGAGATCGATGGCGGTGCCGGTTGCGAAGTTGACGAAGGCTACGGTCTTGCCTTCTAGGTCGTGGGCGTTGATCATCGACATTTTGATGATTCTTTTGATGGTTTATGTAAGTATTCTATTGTTGATATGATGAGAAGTGATTGTTCGTCAGTAGATAGAGAAAAATAGATGAGCTTTATACATCTTCCATCCATTGAGTCGTATGCATATATCTTCGGAGTCCAGCTGAATGGCGTTGA
This genomic stretch from Fusarium fujikuroi IMI 58289 draft genome, chromosome FFUJ_chr09 harbors:
- a CDS encoding related to maltose permease — translated: MTTQDFDHDARLEKAEVAHAEDAVAVRDHEMTTWECAKKNPKAILWAVYANLGATLVGYENLALAVCLALPAFQMKFASLVDGNLIIPAYWQSLWNATYNIMQLFGSLAAGFVQDKLGRRAVFLAGVIIVSCGIALAYLAETPAQFMGAKIISGFAVGAFQSTTQTYVSEITPLPLRGIALSLNILMMNVGFLIAISTTYARVTIMNESAFRVVFAAAWVFPGILALGLPFLPESPYYLIAKNKRDLALKHLAKLSSKDEDLDARIRHMEETVEAEKLLSCEKASFLECFKGSNWRRTRIILICMYMPQIVGSSLSSNAPYFLSQTGLSSGLIIKIMQIGLGVSILSSLVNIYMMTLFRHRPLMFVGMTICGLIYLIMGVAAASPQSEKTNLAIGISMQFLALAYGPAIGSSLAVAGEVSASRLRAKSQGIAFGFQAITSTVWVTVLPYMFNKDEGNMGGHIGWVFLGMTLLMMVAVFFDVPGTKGRTFHELDIMFEKRIPARRFEHYKSD
- a CDS encoding related to ferric reductase Fre2p, which encodes MASSANAYKTGLMGYGQSWYDPPCAYACRAVISSAPLDCPSMGHHTGTSEHSHGGSPLAPCIATNSDFLRTLAYCLSTRCGDVSASKLEAYWAGQATGDKTVSAEWTYGAALANVTAPPKRTYVAGDTLNYTALIADADYQYQYDFNVFFDWEETVQSTYVIVSISIGVATPVFFSALGYLPFMTRAIDTIRPYLVYPSAFRGYNIRPLPYPFDNAPTIGQGLWIAMFIILNIVLGAVSYKNFPYPHPWGFTKSAEILAYVGYRTGHISFALLPLTVLFSSRNNILLWVTDWPFSTFLVLHRWVARLCALHAIVHSITLLAAYISLGTYYTDVHRPYWIWGIVGTLCLVLLLAQSILWLRRASYEVFLILHIILAVFVIVGCWYHVYFWKPFSGVYELWIYMVCAVWFFDRLFRILRVAKNGVCQASVVELSDEIVRLDISGVRWLSTPGHHAYIYFPTLQPFLPWQNHPFSITNTALLQGTSAVGSSHSGDVEMSQKIPQVAIAQSFTGTDSISLYIKKHNGTTSLLHDRTNLPVLLEGPYRGNLSRDVLKCDRVLLIGCGIGITGLLSWTRAHINVKLAWSLKESSKPLLQDLEPALSEVADKVVFVAERLDVKALLHQEVEAGWKRIGVVVCGPAGLCDDTRAAVVRLGKTAGAVFELEVDAFSW